A segment of the Hippopotamus amphibius kiboko isolate mHipAmp2 chromosome 8, mHipAmp2.hap2, whole genome shotgun sequence genome:
ACGTGGCAGTTGTCACTGTCCCCATCACTATGACTGGCATCATTCTTTCCCAGATAAAACAGACTatgtcctcttctctcctcccaggtGTTTGCTGCTCTCATCACCCCCACCTTGGGGCCTCTCTGCCGAGAGGAACTTTCATTCAATTCTGACCCAGCCTTCAAGGCTCAACTAAAACACAAGTCCCATTTCTCTGATTTCCTGGGCAGTGAGGTTGTCAGCTTGCTCCAAGGGCCCTCAGCACCTGGACGCCCATACGACAGCAGGGAAAGGCCATCTCATGCTAGTGTGCCTCTCCAGTTCGCCTTGCCCATGCCCTGTTGGCCCTTGAAGATTTGGAATTCTGAGAGTAGGGCTGGGAGCTGAGAACAGCCAGCTGGGGGCAATTTCACGGGCACAGAGAGAAGCTCAATGAACAGATGCTGAAGGACCCAGCCCACGCAGGCTGCCCAGGACAGGGTCTCTGCCTTCTAGGGCCTGCCTGCAATCCCTgaacctcccccaaccccccactcccAATACCCCCGGCTCTGCTGGCAGGGCTCTTGGCAGGACTCACCATTCCAGAGGCGATGCCTTTGGCAAACCTGACCTTCTGTTGCCAGGGGAACGGGTCCTGCAAGATGGAGGAACGCCCATCAGACGCTACTGAGCCTTGTTCTACTTGTGGTCCAGGCCCCCTGGGTCAACATGACCTGCCAGCAAACCCTCCCTGCCTGTACCCAGTTCTGCCCAGCATGGCCCTCTGCAGGCAAAGCAGTGAGCCTCTCTGGCCATAATGGTTCCAGAGTAGTGGTGACACGTGTCTCCCACTGACAACCCACCAAGGCTCTCGGGGACTTGGGGTGGTGTGCTCACCACGCTGCGCAGGAAGTCCTTCAGTGTGCCCCCCTCGATGTACTCCGTCAGCAGGTTCAGCTTCTTGTCCTTATACAGCACACCAATGAACTTGAGCACGTTGGGGTGGTCTAGGCTGCGCATCACCTTCACctgtgggaggggaggccaggtgATTTCTTCCTCACCTGACAGATGCAACCTGCATCTCCCACCTCCTATCTCACGTGATGGGGAGGAGATGGGGATGCCCGCCCAGGCCTCACCCTGCGGACCCTGCCTTTCTAGGAGCTGCATCGGGGGAACTGTAGGTGGGAGGGCCCAAGAGCGAAGCCTCACCATGGAGGGCAGCACCCAGCGGAGCAATGCacggggagaggtggggagaactCTGTCAACACTTGAGGTGCCAGGCGCCCCCGCAGGGCACTCAGGTGGCGTCACAGCGTCGAGCTGCACTGAACTGGTCTGTGTTCACATCCATCACCCCATACTCCACGAGCACCTTGGAACCAACAGGGGGCAGGGACTTTCCTCTAGTGATCTTTCCTGCCTTAAGAAAGTGACTCCAAACTAAGCTTCctcttgaaatctttttttttctcctgttggtGCCGAGACCCAGGACTGAAATCATTATTTAGTAACAACTTCCAACAGTGACACCAAACTCCCAGCCCTACCCCTTCTTACCTCAGTCAGAAAAGTCTTCTGTGTCTCCTCGTCACACCGAATCAACTCCTTCATGACCATCACTTTGCCTGTGGCTTTGTGTGTCACCTAAAAGGAGGGTGACTGTTGTTGGTGCGGAGACCAGAGGCGATTCTGGGGAACTGTGTGAAAATCTATGTAACTCGCCATCCCATCTCCCCTGGAGGACATACTGAACTAACTGGCCAGATCAGACTGACAGAGCTCATGTGCGGAACACACAGCACGGGCCCCCGGGGACTCGGAGGGGAACATGCCCTCCTCCCTGGAGAGCTGGGCATGCACAGAGGAGAGGCGAGAATCCAGAACAGGGATGtgtgggaggaggcgggggggaTGCTGGCAAGCCAAGCGGGGGCTCTGGTCATCTGACGCAGGAGCGTGGCCCTTGGGGGAACAGGAGTCTGGGGGCAGGAGGGTCAGTGCCACAGACATGCACCAGGGAGCTGGGTGGGTCGGGAGTGAgctccccagccccactgccccAAAGGCTGAGACACATGGCTTACCTGACCCCCCCTCCCAGCTctcagcagaggaggaggaggaggagagaaagagagagaggttagTCCCCAAGACTGTTCAGCAGGGAGGCAGGAGCCACTCCCAGCACTGAGGCCTCTGGGCACCTAAAAACACCCACTGACTGGAGGCGGGAGGGCCAAGAGCTAGCTCGTCCCCACCCCGGGGCTCCAGGTCCACCGAGCTCACTTCAACAGCAGTGCTGCCCTTAGGTGGCCTGGGAGGACAGGGGTGCAGCCCTCACACCAACACCTCCAGCCAGGAGGGAGGCCTGGTGTCCTGCAGGGCGTCGGGGAGGCCACGTGATGAGGAATCCCCACAAGAAGGTGAGAgggctggggggcagaggggcagtgcAGCTGTGCTCACCTTGATGGCCTGCCCAAAGAAGCCCTTCCCCAGGACCTCCCCGTGGATCAGGTCACACGGCCGGAAAATCTGCTGCGAGTAGCTGCTGGAACAGCGGAGGGATTCTGAGCGGCTGATATCACGGCTGAGCAGGAGGGGCTCCTTTGGGGAGCTGGGGCCAGGGGACTTGGAGATGCTGTTACTGCGCCTGAGGATGAGGAAGGATGAGGGTAGGGACAGGGCAGTCCTCAGAGACCCGCCAGGAAAGCCTGGAGGCAGGAACCTCAGGACCACCCTGTCCACTCCCATGTCTGTAGTTAGGGTGCTGTGATAGGGGAGGGGGACTCTAGCATCAGACAGATGTGTCGTCCGGGGGCTGCAGACATCCGTAGTCTATTTAAGCATGGTAAAATCACTCAAATCGGGAACCCTGAGTACCTCTCACCCGGAATGACGGACTAGATTCTATTAACTGACAGCACGGTCGACGGAAACCCACCGCCTTCTATGTCTGCCTGATTTAAGGCCCGGACTGGCTTCGAGTGACAGCCTAGTACCACCCAAAACATGAGCAGATGGGATTTCGAATATTTTGCACATCTTTGTAGTACCTGTCTGCATTTCtcgaattttaaaataataagcgTGTCTGATTTTTAGAGCAATAAAGCCACtatgtttatatgtttatgactttttttttttggccacgccgcatggcttgtgggatctcagttcccccaccagggatcgaacccaggtcctcagcagtggcagcgtggagtcctaaccacaggactgccagggaattccctgtcccTTCTTGAAAACCTAAAACAGCTTGCATGCATCTCTTGCTTTCTTGTTGTCAACATCCTTACTTACACTTATTAACCCTACCTGTGCCCCTTCTCCAGCCTCTGAGCCCCACGCTTCCCCCACAGGCAATGCTATCCTTCGGGGTCCAGCACTGCTGCCTCCTGTCCAGCTCGGGAGTTCTGTGGACAGAGCCTGACCCTCCGGTTTCTAGGGAAACCTGGCAGACAGCCGGATCAGATCACGCACAGGCCCTGGCTGTGAACTGTGATCCCCGGGGGGAGCTGGGTCAGCACAATCCTCATAGCCCGTCCCTGGAGGCTGGTTCCCTCCCTAACTCTGCCGGCCCCTGGGAGCAAGCTCCACCTTGTCTGAGGGCTGGGCACGGGACAGCACAGAGCCAGGGGCGGGAGGTGGCACCTCAGGGAGCGTCTCCTCAGCGTCCCTTCCAGATTCTCCTTGGTGTCCAGGGGGCTGAGGGTGTGCGCGTGTCTGTCATTCTGAGTGTGGGGCGAGAGCCGTGCATCCAGCCGCAGCTGGTCCAGGCGCTGGGAGACGGGGTCATGTTCAATCAAGAGCTGAAGCGTCTGGCTCGTCTGGCTAATTGCATCTTCTACCTGTGGCCAAGAGCAGTGTGAGGCTGGCTCCACAGGCTGTCCCATCGCAGGCCATCCACCATCAGCCCAGATGACCCAGGCCCAGTGTGGCCTCCAGCTGCCACGAGCCACACAGTGCCCTCGGCCTGACAGCCATCCCTGCTGCCCTAAGAATGTGCCAGGCTGGGACAAGAAGTCATCAGTGGTCACAGGCTCAGTGGCAAGATAAAGAGgtggactgggggtggggaaaggttAAAGGCCATGGCCTGATCTTCCAGAGGGTCTGTTCCATGTCCCACCCCCCCAACAGGACACACTGTACCTCCTCCACTCGGAGTGTGCGGACGGGGGTCCCATTGATCTCCAGGATGCGGTCCCCGGGGTGGATGGCGTTGCGGTTGTTGGGACTGATGTGCATCCGGTTGACTCTGGGCCAGACAAGAGTTGAGGCAGGGCGAAGGCATCTTTAAAAAGTGTCTGACCAATTTCACTTACACAGGGAAGTCTcaccaggccccaggcccctACTGGCTGCCAAAGCCCAGGCCACTCGCAGGGAAAGGCCACACCTTTCACAGGGTGCCCCGTCTCAGTGAAGGGCACCCCCACTCACCCAGAGGCCTAAGCCAGAAACTTGGACGGCACCCTCCCCATCTGGGGTTCCCGCACTGCCCTCCAACTCTCACCATCCTGAAGGATCCTCCATCATCATAGTTACCAACATCCCTCGCCTGGATCTTGCatcagcctcctaactggtctctgcACCTCTAGGCCTGTTCCCCTCCCATCCCACTTCCCCAGCAGCCATCCTTCTAAAACACTCACCTGATCATGTCACCTTGTTGCTTAAATCCCTCAAGAGACCTGCTGAGTCTTTTTAATTCAGGTCCTCCTTGACTTAACAGCCCCACTCTGGCTACCCCCAACCAGCCAATCCACACCCTCTCCTTGGCCCTGAACACTGTTCCAGGTGGTTTAGAGCAGACCTCACCTCACTTTCCAAACCCCAGGACCTGCCTCTCTGCTGTGAGCAACCAGTGCCCATAACACAGAAAGTGTATGATCACCATCTGCAGGGTTGGCGGCCGCAGTGCCTCATTACCAGTATTAGATGGACAGACTCTTTCTTTAGCTGGTTGCTAGCCTGGACCTAGGATGGAGTCCTaacctttctcctccttcctccattcactcactcaaccAACCAAATAATAATCCATGCACACcgactatgtgctgggcactgttccaGGGCCTGGGCATGCAGGGTTGAACAAGACTAAGTTccactaaaaacagagttaccctatgacccagcaatcccactgctgggcatatacccagagaaaaccatcattcaaaaagacgcatgcaccccaatgttcactgcagcagtatttacaatagccaggacatggtagcaacctaaatgtccatcaacagatgaatggataaaaaagatgtggtacatatatacaatggaatattactcagctgtaaaaagcaatgaaactggaacatttgtagaggcgtggatggacctagagactgtcatacagagtgaagtgagtcagaaagagaaaaacaaatattgtatattaacacacatgcggaatatagaaaaatggtacaaatcaaccagtttgcaaggcagaaatagagacacagacgtagagaacaaacatatggacaccaagtggggaaagtggggaggattggggggggattgaactgggagattgggataccaaattgtacactctaaatatatgcagtttattgtctgttaactgtatctcaataaaagttcttaaacatgaagaagaagaaaaaaaaaaagactaagttcCAGGAGGAACGTGAGGAGGACAGATGATAAACATAACCAAGCCAGACAACGTCAAAGAGCAAACACGATCTGAAACTTGACTCCTGAAAGGTGAGCGATTCTGGCATTAAGTACCTGGCAGGGAGCAGCCTAGGTGGGAAGAGTAAGTGCCAAGGCTCAGGTGTGGTGACAGCCCAGTGAGCCCAGGAGGAAGAGACCAGATGAGGATGTCGGGAGCTCTGCTAAGACGCTGGGGTTCCGAGCCCCTCAAGGCCCTTCTGTGGGCTCTGCTCAAGAACCCCTGCCCCAGACACTCACTCTTTCACTTGCACGGTGGTGGCATAGTTGGAGCAGACACTCTCCACGGACACGGAGAAGCCCCGCCTGCCCTCGGTGGTGGCTGGCAAGGAGATGTGTGTGACGGAGTAGGGCAGCTGGTCCTGGACAGACTCCGTGGACAGCCTCTCAAACATGGGTGCCAGCACTACCTCGTTGTGGCACTTCCCACTGCGGGGAGGAGCAGAAAGAGGGCTGAGATCCTGGAGCCCCACCTGGAAGCCCCCACGTGGCTTCAAGCAACAGTATCCAGAACCCCACGTCCACCGCCCTTGCCCGGTTCCAGCTGGCAAGAATGAGCATCCTGAGTTCTCTGGGGTGGGCTGGGACCTGGGGAGAGATGGCCTGCATTCTCTTTGCTCTGCCTCTGACTCAAGGTAAGAACTGGGCCTCAGCCTGACTTTTTAGCTGACAGAGGCAGCTGGACTGAGTGGGTTCTAAGGGGCCTCTGCCTTTAATGTTCTGGGATCCTTCTCCGAGAGCACCTTCCCAGGCTCTCTTCCTCTGGGAGGACTGCAGGGAGTGTGGTTATCCTCCCCGTAGGTAAGGACAGAGGGCAGAGACATTAACTGTCTTGCTCACAGTCTTCCGAGCTGGTTAAGAGCATCGCTATGACAGGAATCCAGTGTGCAGATACCCCAGTGATCTTCCTACCCAACTCACACTGCCACTTGCCCCCGCCTCGGCCACTCCTTCAGGGAAGGATGGACACGGGGCCACCACCTTACCAGTAGAGGGTGGCATGCTGCACCAGGGCGTATGCGTCCCCATCCTCAATGATCACCTTGCAGCTCATACAGGCAAAGCATTCAGGGTGGTACTTGAACTCCCCAGCCACCTGTGAGCAGGTGGGGAAAAGGGTAGACAGAcgtgggaaggaaggaagttgtCACTGCTGCTGGAGTGAAGGTAGGGGTGGGTGAGGGACCTCCCGTCAAGGATCTACAGACCCCAGTCATCATCTACCTTTGCACCTCCCGCCCTCATGCTTGCAGAGAAAGGGTCTGTTGGGTGCCTCCCTGTCACTTCTGAGACTGCAAAAAACTCTTGTGGTCTCAGCCATGAAAACAGGTCCCCAGAAGCAATCATCCCCACTAGAAGGGCTCATGCTCTCCTTTCAGGCCCTCATCCCATCGTACTGTgtctccttcctgcctgcctatTCACCCACCCCAACACTGAACTATTAAGTCTTTGAGGGAAGGATCTGACCTGGCACTTAATAGGTactataaaaaaaatctgttaaatgaCTGAGTAAATAAAGGGAGAGGCTTCAACTGATGGGCAGACCAGAAGGTGAATGGCCATGGGGAACTGGAGGCACTGTCAATGGCCTCTGATGACTGAGAGGGACAGAGATGGAGGGACCCACTCACCATGACAGGCCCTGTCATCAGCAGAGAGCACCCGTGGCAGAACTCCCCAAACTTCCCCCAGTAGTCCTTGTGGCAGTAGAGCTTCCCATCCTTCTCGTAGTACCAGTTGGTGAGCGAATCCTGGCATTCAGAACACCTGAAAGGCAAGACGAGAACAGAAACTCTCCTGGATCCTTGGAACCAGGCTACACCGGCCGCCCTGGGCTCCCAGGTC
Coding sequences within it:
- the LIMK2 gene encoding LIM domain kinase 2 isoform X3 translates to MPWAEKQNTMWFLGTTGPWCSECQDSLTNWYYEKDGKLYCHKDYWGKFGEFCHGCSLLMTGPVMVAGEFKYHPECFACMSCKVIIEDGDAYALVQHATLYCGKCHNEVVLAPMFERLSTESVQDQLPYSVTHISLPATTEGRRGFSVSVESVCSNYATTVQVKEVNRMHISPNNRNAIHPGDRILEINGTPVRTLRVEEVEDAISQTSQTLQLLIEHDPVSQRLDQLRLDARLSPHTQNDRHAHTLSPLDTKENLEGTLRRRSLRRSNSISKSPGPSSPKEPLLLSRDISRSESLRCSSSYSQQIFRPCDLIHGEVLGKGFFGQAIKVTHKATGKVMVMKELIRCDEETQKTFLTEVKVMRSLDHPNVLKFIGVLYKDKKLNLLTEYIEGGTLKDFLRSVDPFPWQQKVRFAKGIASGMAYLHSMCIIHRDLNSHNCLIKLDKTVVVADFGLSRLIVEERKKPPVEKATAKKRTLRKSDRKKRYTVVGNPYWMAPEMLNGKSYDETVDVFSFGIVLCEIIGQVYADPDCLPRTLDFGLNVKLFWEKFVPTDCPPAFFPLAAICCRLEPESRPAFSKLEDSFEALSLYLGELGIPLPAELEELDHTVSVQYGLTRDSPP
- the LIMK2 gene encoding LIM domain kinase 2 isoform X2, which produces MAAQAGEDAWRCRGCGDHVAPNQRLYRTVSEAWHSSCFRCSECQDSLTNWYYEKDGKLYCHKDYWGKFGEFCHGCSLLMTGPVMVAGEFKYHPECFACMSCKVIIEDGDAYALVQHATLYCGKCHNEVVLAPMFERLSTESVQDQLPYSVTHISLPATTEGRRGFSVSVESVCSNYATTVQVKEVNRMHISPNNRNAIHPGDRILEINGTPVRTLRVEEVEDAISQTSQTLQLLIEHDPVSQRLDQLRLDARLSPHTQNDRHAHTLSPLDTKENLEGTLRRRSLRRSNSISKSPGPSSPKEPLLLSRDISRSESLRCSSSYSQQIFRPCDLIHGEVLGKGFFGQAIKVTHKATGKVMVMKELIRCDEETQKTFLTEVKVMRSLDHPNVLKFIGVLYKDKKLNLLTEYIEGGTLKDFLRSVDPFPWQQKVRFAKGIASGMAYLHSMCIIHRDLNSHNCLIKLDKTVVVADFGLSRLIVEERKKPPVEKATAKKRTLRKSDRKKRYTVVGNPYWMAPEMLNGKSYDETVDVFSFGIVLCEIIGQVYADPDCLPRTLDFGLNVKLFWEKFVPTDCPPAFFPLAAICCRLEPESRPAFSKLEDSFEALSLYLGELGIPLPAELEELDHTVSVQYGLTRDSPP
- the LIMK2 gene encoding LIM domain kinase 2 isoform X5; translation: MTGPVMVAGEFKYHPECFACMSCKVIIEDGDAYALVQHATLYCGKCHNEVVLAPMFERLSTESVQDQLPYSVTHISLPATTEGRRGFSVSVESVCSNYATTVQVKEVNRMHISPNNRNAIHPGDRILEINGTPVRTLRVEEVEDAISQTSQTLQLLIEHDPVSQRLDQLRLDARLSPHTQNDRHAHTLSPLDTKENLEGTLRRRSLRRSNSISKSPGPSSPKEPLLLSRDISRSESLRCSSSYSQQIFRPCDLIHGEVLGKGFFGQAIKVTHKATGKVMVMKELIRCDEETQKTFLTEVKVMRSLDHPNVLKFIGVLYKDKKLNLLTEYIEGGTLKDFLRSVDPFPWQQKVRFAKGIASGMAYLHSMCIIHRDLNSHNCLIKLDKTVVVADFGLSRLIVEERKKPPVEKATAKKRTLRKSDRKKRYTVVGNPYWMAPEMLNGKSYDETVDVFSFGIVLCEIIGQVYADPDCLPRTLDFGLNVKLFWEKFVPTDCPPAFFPLAAICCRLEPESRPAFSKLEDSFEALSLYLGELGIPLPAELEELDHTVSVQYGLTRDSPP
- the LIMK2 gene encoding LIM domain kinase 2 isoform X1, whose product is MLGPGLKEKRQQVLTLEGTRALRAPASMFLKMRTLRPSSVDVLYHWVCSECQDSLTNWYYEKDGKLYCHKDYWGKFGEFCHGCSLLMTGPVMVAGEFKYHPECFACMSCKVIIEDGDAYALVQHATLYCGKCHNEVVLAPMFERLSTESVQDQLPYSVTHISLPATTEGRRGFSVSVESVCSNYATTVQVKEVNRMHISPNNRNAIHPGDRILEINGTPVRTLRVEEVEDAISQTSQTLQLLIEHDPVSQRLDQLRLDARLSPHTQNDRHAHTLSPLDTKENLEGTLRRRSLRRSNSISKSPGPSSPKEPLLLSRDISRSESLRCSSSYSQQIFRPCDLIHGEVLGKGFFGQAIKVTHKATGKVMVMKELIRCDEETQKTFLTEVKVMRSLDHPNVLKFIGVLYKDKKLNLLTEYIEGGTLKDFLRSVDPFPWQQKVRFAKGIASGMAYLHSMCIIHRDLNSHNCLIKLDKTVVVADFGLSRLIVEERKKPPVEKATAKKRTLRKSDRKKRYTVVGNPYWMAPEMLNGKSYDETVDVFSFGIVLCEIIGQVYADPDCLPRTLDFGLNVKLFWEKFVPTDCPPAFFPLAAICCRLEPESRPAFSKLEDSFEALSLYLGELGIPLPAELEELDHTVSVQYGLTRDSPP
- the LIMK2 gene encoding LIM domain kinase 2 isoform X4 encodes the protein MGSYLSVQAYFTSRDPFRCSECQDSLTNWYYEKDGKLYCHKDYWGKFGEFCHGCSLLMTGPVMVAGEFKYHPECFACMSCKVIIEDGDAYALVQHATLYCGKCHNEVVLAPMFERLSTESVQDQLPYSVTHISLPATTEGRRGFSVSVESVCSNYATTVQVKEVNRMHISPNNRNAIHPGDRILEINGTPVRTLRVEEVEDAISQTSQTLQLLIEHDPVSQRLDQLRLDARLSPHTQNDRHAHTLSPLDTKENLEGTLRRRSLRRSNSISKSPGPSSPKEPLLLSRDISRSESLRCSSSYSQQIFRPCDLIHGEVLGKGFFGQAIKVTHKATGKVMVMKELIRCDEETQKTFLTEVKVMRSLDHPNVLKFIGVLYKDKKLNLLTEYIEGGTLKDFLRSVDPFPWQQKVRFAKGIASGMAYLHSMCIIHRDLNSHNCLIKLDKTVVVADFGLSRLIVEERKKPPVEKATAKKRTLRKSDRKKRYTVVGNPYWMAPEMLNGKSYDETVDVFSFGIVLCEIIGQVYADPDCLPRTLDFGLNVKLFWEKFVPTDCPPAFFPLAAICCRLEPESRPAFSKLEDSFEALSLYLGELGIPLPAELEELDHTVSVQYGLTRDSPP